One stretch of Arachis hypogaea cultivar Tifrunner chromosome 20, arahy.Tifrunner.gnm2.J5K5, whole genome shotgun sequence DNA includes these proteins:
- the LOC112782834 gene encoding zinc finger CCCH domain-containing protein 58 isoform X1, giving the protein MERYGRSSEGSRSDPSPEWTGTGLEEPVWQMGLGAAEESYPQRPDEADCIYYLRTGFCGYGSRCRFNHPRDRAAAVGAAARTGGGEYPERIGQPLCQYYMKTGSCKFGSSCKYNHPRQAGGSASPVSLNYYGYPLRPGEKECSYYVKTGRCKFGGTCKFHHPQPAGIQVPASSLVPPVSPLPVPVPSPLYQSVQPPSGPSSQQIGVLVARPPLLPGSLVHSPYGPVVLSPAMVPFSGWGPYQAPAASPVLPSSTPSNVGSAQLYGITQVPSSPAAYAGPYQPSGSSLGLSGSSQKEQSLPERPDQPECQHYLKTGECKFGPLCRYHHPPDMSAPKGNVILSPAGLPLRPGASPCTHYTQRGVCKFGSACRFDHPMGSLSYSPSTSSLADMPVAPYPVGSSVGTLALSSSTSELRPELTLGSIKESVSSRIPSSMNTLTGSVGLTLSTGEPVSQSSSQPSAQSSSTSAAADTATTSTVSCTTSSSS; this is encoded by the exons ATGGAGCGGTACGGCCGGTCCAGCGAGGGTTCCCGGTCTGATCCATCGCCGGAGTGGACCGGAACTGGCCTCGAAG AGCCGGTGTGGCAAATGGGATTGGGTGCTGCAGAGGAATCTTATCCCCAAAGGCCTGATGAGGCTGATTGTATCTACTATTTGAGGACTGGATTCTGTGGCTATGGTTCCCGCTGCCGTTTCAACCATCCCCGTGACCGTGCCGCG GCTGTTGGTGCTGCTGCTAGGACTGGAGGAGGGGAGTATCCAGAGCGAATTGGCCAGCCTTTGTGCCAG TATTACATGAAGACAGGGTCATGCAAATTTGGTTCTTCCTGCAAGTACAATCATCCTAGGCAGGCTGGAGGCTCTGCTAGCCCTGTGTCACTAAATTATTATGGTTATCCATTGCGACCG GGTGAGAAAGAATGTTCCTATTATGTGAAAACTGGGAGATGCAAGTTTGGTGGAACTTGTAAATTCCATCATCCCCAGCCTGCTGGCATCCAAGTTCCAGCATCATCACTGGTTCCTCCAGTTTCACCTTTACCTGTACCAGTACCTTCACCGTTATATCAATCTGTACAGCCTCCATCTGGTCCTTCATCTCAACAAATTGGTGTACTGGTTGCAAGACCACCGCTTTTACCTGGTTCACTAGTCCACAGCCCTTACGGTCCTGTGGTTCTGTCCCCTGCCATGGTCCCTTTTTCTGGCTGGGGTCCATATCAG GCTCCTGCAGCAAGCCCCGTCCTTCCTTCTAGTACTCCATCTAATGTTGGGTCAGCACAGCTTTATGGGATAACTCAGGTGCCTTCATCACCAGCTGCCTATGCTGGACCTTATCAACCTTCCGGTTCTTCTCTTGGTCTTTCAGGCAGTAGTCAGAAAGAGCAGTCATTGCCAGAAAGGCCTGATCAGCCAGAATGTCAGCATTACTTAAAGACAGGGGAGTGTAAATTCGGTCCATTATGTAGGTATCACCATCCACCAGACATGAGTGCACCGAAAGGGAATGTAATTCTTAGTCCTGCTGGCCTTCCGTTACGTCCG GGGGCATCACCTTGCACACATTACACACAGCGTGGAGTATGTAAGTTCGGTTCTGCATGCAGATTTGATCATCCTATGGGATCATTGAGTTATAGTCCATCCACATCATCCCTGGCTGACATGCCGGTTGCACCCTATCCTGTTGGTTCTTCGGTTGGTACACTTGCTCTGTCATCTTCAACATCAGAGTTGCGGCCCGAGCTCACCTTAGGATCCATCAAGGAGTCTGTTTCATCTCGGATACCATCTTCAATGAACACATTAACCGGATCAGTCGGCTTGACTTTGTCAACGGGTGAACCTGTTTCTCAATCAAGCAGTCAACCATCTGCTCAGAGTTCCAGTACATCAGCAGCTGCTGATACTGCCACAACTAGTACTGTCTCTTGCACCACCTCAAGCTCGAGCTAA
- the LOC112782834 gene encoding zinc finger CCCH domain-containing protein 58 isoform X2: MERYGRSSEGSRSDPSPEWTGTGLEEPVWQMGLGAAEESYPQRPDEADCIYYLRTGFCGYGSRCRFNHPRDRAAAVGAAARTGGGEYPERIGQPLCQYYMKTGSCKFGSSCKYNHPRQAGGSASPVSLNYYGYPLRPGEKECSYYVKTGRCKFGGTCKFHHPQPAGIQVPASSLVPPVSPLPVPVPSPLYQSVQPPSGPSSQQIGVLVARPPLLPGSLVHSPYGPVVLSPAMVPFSGWGPYQAPAASPVLPSSTPSNVGSAQLYGITQVPSSPAAYAGPYQPSGSSLGLSGSSQKEQSLPERPDQPECQHYLKTGECKFGPLCRYHHPPDMSAPKGNVILSPAGLPLRPISVIKALVSCHDTTSPKSLKEEAHEWLSNTFFRCILDKY; this comes from the exons ATGGAGCGGTACGGCCGGTCCAGCGAGGGTTCCCGGTCTGATCCATCGCCGGAGTGGACCGGAACTGGCCTCGAAG AGCCGGTGTGGCAAATGGGATTGGGTGCTGCAGAGGAATCTTATCCCCAAAGGCCTGATGAGGCTGATTGTATCTACTATTTGAGGACTGGATTCTGTGGCTATGGTTCCCGCTGCCGTTTCAACCATCCCCGTGACCGTGCCGCG GCTGTTGGTGCTGCTGCTAGGACTGGAGGAGGGGAGTATCCAGAGCGAATTGGCCAGCCTTTGTGCCAG TATTACATGAAGACAGGGTCATGCAAATTTGGTTCTTCCTGCAAGTACAATCATCCTAGGCAGGCTGGAGGCTCTGCTAGCCCTGTGTCACTAAATTATTATGGTTATCCATTGCGACCG GGTGAGAAAGAATGTTCCTATTATGTGAAAACTGGGAGATGCAAGTTTGGTGGAACTTGTAAATTCCATCATCCCCAGCCTGCTGGCATCCAAGTTCCAGCATCATCACTGGTTCCTCCAGTTTCACCTTTACCTGTACCAGTACCTTCACCGTTATATCAATCTGTACAGCCTCCATCTGGTCCTTCATCTCAACAAATTGGTGTACTGGTTGCAAGACCACCGCTTTTACCTGGTTCACTAGTCCACAGCCCTTACGGTCCTGTGGTTCTGTCCCCTGCCATGGTCCCTTTTTCTGGCTGGGGTCCATATCAG GCTCCTGCAGCAAGCCCCGTCCTTCCTTCTAGTACTCCATCTAATGTTGGGTCAGCACAGCTTTATGGGATAACTCAGGTGCCTTCATCACCAGCTGCCTATGCTGGACCTTATCAACCTTCCGGTTCTTCTCTTGGTCTTTCAGGCAGTAGTCAGAAAGAGCAGTCATTGCCAGAAAGGCCTGATCAGCCAGAATGTCAGCATTACTTAAAGACAGGGGAGTGTAAATTCGGTCCATTATGTAGGTATCACCATCCACCAGACATGAGTGCACCGAAAGGGAATGTAATTCTTAGTCCTGCTGGCCTTCCGTTACGTCCG ATTTCAGTTATAAAAGCTCTGGtatcatgtcatgataccacttctCCCAAAAGCTTAAAGGAGGAGGCACATGAATGGTTATCTAACACTTTCTTTAGGTGTATACTCGATAAATATTAA